The following coding sequences are from one Candidatus Binataceae bacterium window:
- a CDS encoding LLM class flavin-dependent oxidoreductase, translating into MHIMWFTERAYHHVPEDEVLKLRSFFGVPNRFFDPQKGAQLLNQYLDEKIYTDELGTFDGVMLNEHHGTPFCMGAVMDVEAAVLAKVTKKVRIVLLGNPLPVVHNPVRLAEELAMIDLISGGRLVPGWVRGAGSEQLANNANPAYNREYFEEAHDLVIAAWTRPGPFRWEGKHFNYRFVNPWVLPLQKPHPPIWIPGLISPETVRWCAEHRYPYVALATMLEPTVELWKMYTDRAAELGYQAGPENFGYLQPIFVHETEAKADEMGRNFLYGGGFSHFARPEWMFPPGYNSKAATRRLASLYANPNTPGLSFVSQDHTEDLDQLRKTIYAAYEGSKQNLQMITGTPKTVIPKLKKVLQVLRPGIFSFWLDGPAPAKDRLTCLKLLGTEVIPALREIGRELDLKDPFERKPGSVPLGPTGKPDYIGSLEALSA; encoded by the coding sequence ATGCACATAATGTGGTTTACCGAACGGGCCTATCACCACGTCCCTGAGGACGAGGTGCTCAAGCTGCGCAGCTTCTTCGGCGTACCCAATAGATTTTTCGATCCCCAGAAGGGAGCACAGCTCCTTAATCAGTATCTCGACGAGAAGATCTACACCGACGAACTCGGCACCTTCGACGGCGTGATGCTCAACGAGCATCACGGCACCCCCTTCTGCATGGGTGCGGTGATGGACGTGGAGGCGGCGGTGCTCGCCAAGGTCACCAAGAAAGTCAGGATCGTGCTGCTGGGCAACCCGCTGCCGGTGGTGCACAATCCGGTGCGCCTGGCCGAGGAGCTGGCGATGATCGATCTCATCTCGGGCGGACGGCTGGTGCCCGGATGGGTGCGTGGGGCGGGCAGCGAGCAGCTCGCCAACAATGCCAACCCGGCCTACAACCGCGAGTACTTCGAAGAGGCGCACGACCTCGTGATCGCGGCGTGGACGCGTCCGGGTCCTTTCCGATGGGAGGGCAAACACTTCAATTACCGCTTCGTCAACCCGTGGGTGCTGCCGCTCCAGAAGCCGCATCCGCCGATCTGGATCCCCGGTCTCATCAGCCCGGAGACCGTGCGCTGGTGCGCCGAGCATCGCTATCCCTACGTCGCGCTGGCGACGATGCTCGAGCCGACGGTCGAACTGTGGAAGATGTACACCGATCGCGCGGCCGAACTGGGCTATCAGGCAGGGCCGGAGAATTTCGGCTATCTCCAGCCGATCTTCGTCCATGAGACCGAAGCGAAAGCCGACGAAATGGGGCGCAACTTCCTCTACGGCGGCGGCTTTTCGCACTTCGCGCGCCCAGAGTGGATGTTTCCGCCGGGCTACAACTCCAAGGCCGCGACGCGCCGTCTGGCGAGCCTATACGCCAACCCCAATACCCCGGGGCTGTCGTTCGTCTCGCAGGACCACACCGAGGACTTGGACCAGCTGCGCAAGACGATCTACGCGGCCTACGAGGGTTCCAAACAGAACCTTCAGATGATAACCGGCACGCCCAAGACCGTGATTCCGAAGCTCAAGAAGGTCTTGCAGGTGCTGCGGCCGGGAATCTTCTCGTTCTGGCTCGACGGTCCCGCCCCGGCCAAGGATCGGTTGACGTGCCTGAAGCTGCTCGGCACCGAGGTTATCCCGGCGCTGCGCGAGATCGGCAGAGAACTCGATCTGAAGGATCCGTTCGAGCGCAAGCCTGGTTCAGTGCCGCTGGGCCCGACTGGCAAGCCCGATTACATCGGGTCGCTGGAGGCGCTGAGCGCATAA
- a CDS encoding LLM class flavin-dependent oxidoreductase produces MHIMYFTERPYIYVPEDEVLKIQSFFGVPNRHFDPQKGAQLLNEYLDDKVMAEELGFDGVMLNEHHGTPFCMGAVMDMEASILARITKKVRIVLLGNPLPIVHNPLRLAEELAMIDMVSGGRLVPGWVRGAGSEQLANNANPAYNREYFNEAHDLVIAAWTRPGPFRWEGKHFHYRFVNPWVLPVQKPHPPIWIPGLVSPETLLWCAKHRYPYLALATYLEPTVECWNIYTQAAAKEGYQAGTENFGYLQKVFVAETEAKAQELGKADLYAGGLTHFARGEWMFPPGYNSKEATRRMARQFSDPNNPNGPALFQSLEGEVDVEALRKSIYAGYEGAQKANQLIVGTPKTVIPKLKHILDVLRPGIFAFWQNDGPIPTEARRTSMRLIAQEVIPALREHAKKLDLKDPFERKPGSTPLPASGKPEPVAHAEALAALA; encoded by the coding sequence ATGCACATAATGTACTTCACCGAGCGGCCGTACATTTACGTTCCCGAGGACGAGGTGCTCAAGATCCAGAGCTTCTTCGGCGTGCCCAACCGCCATTTCGATCCGCAAAAGGGTGCGCAGCTCCTCAACGAGTACCTCGACGACAAAGTGATGGCGGAGGAGTTGGGCTTCGACGGCGTGATGCTCAACGAGCATCACGGCACCCCCTTCTGCATGGGCGCAGTGATGGACATGGAGGCCTCAATCCTCGCGCGCATCACCAAGAAGGTCCGCATCGTGCTCCTCGGCAATCCGCTGCCCATCGTGCATAACCCGCTGCGCCTGGCCGAAGAGCTTGCGATGATCGACATGGTCTCGGGCGGACGGCTGGTGCCCGGATGGGTGCGCGGGGCGGGCAGCGAGCAGCTCGCCAACAATGCCAACCCGGCCTACAATCGCGAATACTTCAACGAAGCGCACGATCTCGTGATCGCGGCGTGGACGCGTCCCGGGCCGTTTCGATGGGAGGGCAAGCACTTCCACTACCGCTTCGTCAATCCGTGGGTGCTGCCGGTTCAGAAACCCCATCCGCCGATCTGGATTCCCGGCCTCGTCAGCCCCGAGACCCTGCTCTGGTGCGCCAAGCATCGCTACCCATACCTGGCGCTGGCGACCTACCTCGAACCGACCGTCGAGTGCTGGAACATCTACACGCAGGCCGCGGCAAAGGAGGGCTATCAGGCGGGCACTGAGAACTTCGGTTACCTCCAGAAAGTCTTCGTCGCCGAGACCGAGGCCAAGGCGCAGGAGTTGGGCAAGGCTGACCTTTACGCTGGCGGCCTGACCCATTTCGCGCGCGGCGAATGGATGTTTCCGCCGGGCTACAACTCCAAGGAAGCGACGCGGCGGATGGCGCGCCAGTTCAGCGATCCCAACAATCCCAACGGACCCGCGCTGTTCCAGTCGCTCGAGGGCGAGGTGGACGTCGAGGCGCTGCGCAAGTCGATCTACGCCGGCTATGAAGGCGCGCAAAAAGCCAACCAGCTCATCGTCGGCACCCCTAAAACAGTCATTCCCAAACTCAAGCACATCCTCGATGTGCTGCGGCCGGGCATTTTCGCCTTCTGGCAGAACGACGGCCCGATCCCGACCGAGGCGCGGCGCACCAGCATGCGCCTCATCGCACAGGAAGTGATCCCAGCGCTGCGCGAGCACGCAAAGAAGCTGGACCTGAAGGATCCCTTCGAGCGCAAGCCGGGCTCGACGCCGCTGCCTGCATCGGGAAAGCCCGAGCCGGTGGCGCACGCCGAAGCGCTGGCGGCATTGGCGTAG
- a CDS encoding tetratricopeptide repeat protein, whose protein sequence is MKRTPLLVAAAVMVVVAVGIGIEVPTVASAAAISQEICDPNADFFLGEEDYPEAARLHRELLVKRPDDALVHYHLGYAYGMLGDRAGELREYREALALGLTNWDLFLNLGLAELDHGDLNAARDALQMAVLAGPGHPEAHFNLGLVYERQGMLARAQQQILASLVLDPSQLDARNMLAVIAARRGDYADAAAQWRALIHDAPDYQPAHANLALLEKNSAPIAIVTPQAQRNVAFVFTTHPPR, encoded by the coding sequence GTGAAACGCACCCCGCTTTTAGTTGCTGCGGCGGTGATGGTGGTTGTTGCGGTGGGTATCGGAATCGAAGTTCCGACGGTCGCCTCGGCGGCCGCGATCTCGCAAGAGATTTGCGATCCCAACGCGGACTTTTTTCTGGGCGAAGAGGACTACCCCGAGGCCGCCCGGCTTCATCGCGAGCTGCTCGTCAAGCGTCCCGACGACGCGCTTGTCCACTATCATCTCGGTTACGCCTACGGGATGCTCGGCGATCGTGCTGGAGAGCTGCGCGAGTATCGCGAGGCGCTGGCCCTCGGCCTGACGAACTGGGACCTGTTTCTTAACCTCGGGCTTGCCGAACTCGATCATGGCGATCTGAACGCCGCGCGCGACGCACTCCAGATGGCCGTGCTGGCCGGTCCCGGCCATCCCGAAGCGCACTTCAACCTGGGCCTGGTGTACGAACGGCAGGGGATGTTGGCTAGGGCTCAGCAGCAGATCCTCGCCTCGCTGGTGCTCGATCCCTCGCAGCTCGACGCGCGCAACATGCTCGCGGTGATCGCGGCGCGCCGCGGTGACTACGCCGACGCAGCGGCGCAATGGCGGGCGCTGATTCACGACGCGCCCGACTATCAGCCGGCGCACGCGAACCTCGCGCTGCTCGAGAAGAACTCAGCTCCGATCGCGATCGTTACGCCGCAGGCGCAGCGCAACGTCGCCTTCGTCTTCACGACCCACCCGCCGCGCTGA
- a CDS encoding alpha/beta fold hydrolase, whose amino-acid sequence MIPEAPESPSASVSRIESLAIRELTPCGAGSMVWRVWGSGRPLILLHGASGSWTHWIRNIVPLARSFRVIAPDMPGFGDSDTPPEPHTADVLADLLACGLNTLVPPPMEFDMAGFSFGGIIAGLVAARLEYRVRTLVLLGAGGLGLGSAPPLQLLQPRPDMTRADLERVHGENLRILMIADPRKVDELAVFLQIENIRRARFKSGTIPASGILLHALPAIRARIAGISGSYDAIMGPRLDAYRRVLASAQPDLDLRVVAGAGHWVTYEAAEEVTALLQDILANPRLPNMSLCSRSCPRALPRVRRA is encoded by the coding sequence ATGATTCCTGAGGCGCCGGAAAGCCCCTCGGCCTCAGTATCGAGGATTGAGTCTCTGGCGATACGCGAACTCACGCCATGCGGCGCCGGCTCTATGGTCTGGCGAGTCTGGGGAAGCGGCAGGCCGCTCATACTCCTTCATGGGGCCAGCGGCTCATGGACCCACTGGATTCGAAACATCGTGCCGCTCGCTAGAAGTTTCCGCGTGATCGCCCCCGACATGCCCGGATTCGGGGATTCGGATACGCCGCCTGAACCACACACGGCGGACGTGCTCGCTGATTTGCTGGCTTGCGGGCTCAACACCCTCGTGCCACCGCCAATGGAATTCGATATGGCCGGCTTCTCATTTGGTGGGATTATCGCGGGGCTCGTCGCTGCGCGGTTGGAATATCGTGTCCGCACGCTGGTTCTGCTTGGAGCGGGCGGGTTGGGGCTTGGCAGTGCACCGCCTCTACAGCTGCTGCAACCACGGCCGGACATGACGCGCGCCGATCTCGAGCGAGTGCATGGTGAGAACTTGCGCATTTTGATGATCGCTGATCCACGGAAGGTTGACGAGCTTGCTGTTTTCTTGCAGATAGAGAACATCCGCCGGGCGCGTTTTAAATCCGGAACTATTCCAGCCTCGGGTATCTTGCTGCACGCCCTGCCGGCAATTCGAGCGCGCATCGCAGGTATCTCGGGAAGTTACGACGCGATTATGGGTCCGCGGCTGGACGCTTATCGGCGAGTGCTGGCTTCGGCTCAACCCGATCTCGACTTGCGCGTGGTTGCTGGAGCGGGTCATTGGGTAACCTACGAAGCGGCTGAAGAGGTTACCGCCCTTTTGCAGGACATATTAGCGAATCCCCGATTACCGAATATGTCGCTCTGCTCCAGAAGCTGCCCACGGGCCTTACCACGAGTCCGGCGGGCGTAA
- a CDS encoding SDR family NAD(P)-dependent oxidoreductase, with translation MYLRGKTAFITGGSRGIGRAIALTYAREGADIAICARNESDLAAVADEVKTLGRRCWFQRCDVAVKKEAFVTAESALKQLGKIDILVNNAGGGAVPDYRTFLEMDDECWFDNINVHLNAVWYFTKALLPHMVERQSGRVINIASVGGLMGMPKLGAYAAAKHGVIGFTRTLALEVGRYGITCNAICPGATRSGWTISPAGIGKLAEKSGMDIEAFAQRSVSGSALRRLIEPEEIAEMAGYLASEGARSITGQAIAVCGGLSMH, from the coding sequence ATGTATTTGCGAGGCAAGACTGCCTTTATTACCGGCGGTAGCCGAGGAATTGGGCGCGCGATTGCGCTCACCTATGCGCGTGAAGGCGCCGACATCGCGATCTGCGCGCGCAACGAAAGCGATTTGGCGGCTGTCGCGGACGAAGTGAAAACGCTCGGCCGACGATGCTGGTTCCAACGGTGCGATGTTGCTGTGAAGAAAGAAGCATTTGTCACTGCCGAGAGTGCACTCAAACAATTGGGCAAAATCGATATCCTCGTGAACAACGCCGGCGGAGGTGCCGTGCCTGACTACCGGACCTTCCTCGAGATGGACGACGAGTGCTGGTTTGACAACATCAACGTTCATCTAAATGCGGTCTGGTATTTCACCAAAGCATTGCTACCACACATGGTGGAACGCCAAAGCGGCCGCGTAATCAATATAGCGTCAGTCGGCGGACTCATGGGTATGCCAAAACTTGGAGCATATGCAGCCGCTAAGCACGGCGTGATTGGCTTTACGCGCACGCTGGCTCTGGAAGTCGGACGATACGGCATTACGTGCAACGCGATTTGCCCCGGCGCGACGCGTTCAGGATGGACAATAAGCCCCGCGGGAATAGGGAAGCTCGCGGAAAAGAGCGGGATGGACATCGAGGCGTTTGCGCAACGCTCTGTCTCGGGCAGCGCGCTTCGAAGACTTATCGAGCCGGAAGAAATCGCCGAAATGGCAGGGTACCTGGCAAGCGAGGGCGCCAGGAGTATCACGGGGCAAGCGATCGCAGTCTGCGGAGGCCTGAGCATGCACTAA
- a CDS encoding DUF882 domain-containing protein: MSEVPHRDPLAPGLTLKSALESSKQAVSRRRFIRTAAIAGATAALAPASALAALSAPRTPRRLRLFNLHTGERLDAVYYESGRYVGQALDAINYILRDFRQNAIKPIHPGLLDLVVAIRRRLGTEGEIAVISGYRTPQTNAMLAAHSRGVARHSLHVDAMALDFRVPERTLEEVHRAAVAMRGGGVGYYPRSDFVHVDVGRVRYW; encoded by the coding sequence ATGAGTGAGGTGCCGCACCGCGATCCGCTCGCACCGGGACTCACGCTGAAATCCGCGCTCGAATCTTCGAAGCAGGCCGTCAGCCGGCGGCGCTTCATCCGGACCGCCGCTATCGCGGGCGCGACCGCCGCGCTGGCGCCGGCAAGCGCGCTCGCCGCGCTGAGCGCGCCGCGCACGCCGCGCAGGCTGCGCCTGTTCAACCTGCACACGGGCGAGCGGCTCGACGCGGTGTACTACGAAAGTGGCCGCTACGTCGGCCAGGCGCTCGACGCGATCAACTACATCCTGCGCGACTTTCGCCAGAACGCGATCAAGCCGATCCATCCGGGGCTGCTCGATCTCGTCGTCGCGATCCGGCGCCGTCTCGGCACCGAGGGCGAGATCGCGGTAATCTCCGGCTATCGCACGCCACAGACCAACGCGATGCTGGCGGCGCACAGCCGCGGCGTCGCCCGCCACAGCCTGCACGTGGACGCGATGGCGCTGGACTTCCGGGTGCCCGAGCGTACGCTCGAAGAGGTGCATCGGGCGGCGGTGGCAATGCGCGGCGGTGGCGTTGGTTACTACCCGCGCTCGGATTTCGTCCACGTCGACGTTGGCCGCGTGCGCTACTGGTAG
- a CDS encoding SAM-dependent chlorinase/fluorinase has product MARTTGRAGRRTSSGRPPIALLTDFGYRDHYVGVMKGVIGAIAPAAPVIDITHGVDPQSVMGGALMLRESWRFFAPRTIFVAVVDPGVGTARAAVAIETRAGARFVGPDNGVLSLAVEEAGPLRVVELRAPRYRLAEVSSTFHGRDIFAPAAAHLWRGVRLGALGPPMREGLVRLELAEPREGLRELRGEVIYVDGFGNLISNIGRDALARFKARFSAMRLSVRIGAGGPLEIRETYGAVRKGVPLATFGSFGLLEIAVRDGSAARRFAAGPGAVVTIRPVRPKAHG; this is encoded by the coding sequence GTGGCGCGCACGACGGGCCGCGCCGGCCGCCGAACCTCCAGTGGCAGGCCGCCGATCGCACTGCTGACCGACTTCGGCTATCGCGACCATTACGTCGGCGTGATGAAGGGTGTGATCGGCGCGATCGCGCCTGCCGCGCCCGTCATCGACATCACGCACGGGGTTGATCCGCAGTCCGTGATGGGCGGCGCGCTGATGCTGCGCGAGAGCTGGCGCTTTTTCGCGCCGCGCACGATTTTCGTTGCCGTCGTCGATCCCGGCGTCGGCACGGCGCGTGCGGCGGTCGCGATTGAGACTCGTGCGGGCGCGCGCTTCGTTGGACCCGACAACGGCGTGCTGTCGCTGGCGGTCGAGGAGGCCGGTCCGCTGCGCGTGGTGGAATTACGCGCGCCGCGCTATCGGCTGGCCGAGGTCAGCTCGACCTTCCACGGACGCGACATCTTTGCGCCCGCCGCGGCGCATCTGTGGCGCGGGGTCAGGCTGGGCGCGTTGGGGCCGCCGATGCGCGAGGGGCTGGTGCGGCTGGAGCTCGCCGAGCCGCGCGAGGGGCTGCGCGAGCTGCGCGGCGAGGTGATCTACGTTGACGGCTTCGGCAACCTGATAAGCAATATCGGGCGCGACGCGCTGGCGCGCTTCAAGGCGCGCTTTTCCGCTATGCGGCTTTCGGTTAGGATCGGTGCGGGCGGCCCGCTTGAGATACGCGAGACCTACGGCGCCGTCCGCAAAGGTGTCCCGCTCGCAACTTTCGGAAGTTTCGGACTGCTGGAAATTGCCGTGCGCGACGGCAGTGCGGCGCGCCGCTTCGCCGCCGGGCCGGGCGCGGTGGTGACCATCCGGCCGGTTCGCCCCAAAGCCCATGGATGA
- a CDS encoding site-2 protease family protein, with product MDDLIARDDARILTEIPRVSPAPVYEPETAEPVRTRAGSAVTASHAVLFVLTLLTTTMAGADMAGAVVSLAHPLATFGNLAAGLSFSIPLMAILLAHEMGHYVLARHHKVDVSAPYFIPAPFPSYFFIGTFGAFIRMRSPARTRRVMFDIGAAGPWAGVVVAIPAVIIGLRLSEIQPLTTQAGGLQLGNSLLFYGLSYAVLGVDPNSVNVNLHPIAFAGWIGLLVTTLNLLPVGQLDGGHVVYALFGRWHRAISRTFIIVCVLMVVVPLVLGSTYWGGWLFWVVILMILGLGHPATVDADTPLDPRRRAMAWATVALFILTFSPVPAWYSEPAAPEQPSNEKYYTVSYRPAPPALPAGVRLKGL from the coding sequence ATGGATGATCTCATCGCACGCGACGACGCACGAATCCTGACCGAGATCCCACGCGTCTCCCCAGCCCCGGTCTATGAACCCGAGACGGCCGAGCCGGTGCGCACGCGCGCCGGCAGCGCAGTGACCGCAAGCCACGCGGTGCTGTTCGTGCTGACCCTGTTGACGACCACCATGGCGGGGGCCGACATGGCCGGCGCCGTGGTCTCGCTTGCCCATCCGCTTGCGACCTTCGGCAATCTCGCGGCGGGGCTGTCATTTTCGATTCCGCTGATGGCGATTCTGCTCGCGCATGAGATGGGCCACTACGTGCTCGCGCGCCATCACAAGGTGGACGTAAGCGCGCCGTACTTCATCCCGGCGCCGTTCCCGTCGTACTTCTTCATCGGTACCTTCGGCGCGTTCATCCGGATGCGCTCGCCGGCGCGCACGCGGCGCGTGATGTTCGACATCGGTGCGGCCGGGCCGTGGGCGGGCGTGGTGGTGGCGATCCCGGCGGTGATCATCGGGCTGCGGCTTTCCGAAATTCAGCCGCTGACCACGCAGGCGGGCGGGCTCCAGCTCGGCAACTCGCTGCTGTTCTATGGGCTGTCGTACGCGGTGCTCGGCGTCGATCCCAACTCGGTCAACGTCAATCTCCATCCGATCGCGTTCGCCGGATGGATCGGACTTCTGGTGACGACACTCAACCTGCTGCCGGTGGGCCAGCTCGACGGGGGGCACGTGGTGTACGCGCTCTTCGGGCGCTGGCATCGCGCGATCTCACGCACGTTCATCATCGTGTGCGTGCTGATGGTGGTGGTGCCGCTGGTGCTGGGTTCGACCTACTGGGGCGGATGGCTGTTCTGGGTGGTGATCCTGATGATCCTTGGCCTGGGACACCCGGCGACGGTGGATGCCGACACTCCGCTGGATCCCAGGCGGCGCGCGATGGCGTGGGCGACGGTCGCGCTCTTTATCCTGACCTTCAGCCCGGTGCCGGCGTGGTACAGCGAGCCCGCCGCGCCCGAGCAGCCGTCGAATGAGAAGTACTACACCGTGAGCTACCGGCCAGCACCGCCGGCGCTGCCGGCCGGGGTGCGGTTGAAAGGACTCTGA
- a CDS encoding dCMP deaminase family protein yields MGETKRPSWDQYFMTITRQVAERSTCLRAKVGAVIVRDRSILATGYNGAPAGMPHCTELGCQIYESRTPDGEIEQNCWRTIHAEINAITQAARNGAAIRDADIYVTHTPCVHCLKVLINTGIRTVYYGREYKMHTVGELLRYAAIKLIKVVAEDAGPEDGHA; encoded by the coding sequence ATGGGCGAGACGAAGCGGCCGAGCTGGGACCAGTACTTCATGACTATCACCCGGCAGGTCGCCGAACGCTCGACCTGCCTGCGTGCCAAGGTCGGCGCGGTGATCGTGCGCGACCGCAGCATTCTCGCCACCGGCTACAACGGCGCGCCGGCAGGGATGCCGCATTGCACGGAGCTGGGCTGCCAGATTTACGAGTCGCGCACGCCCGACGGCGAGATCGAGCAGAACTGCTGGCGCACCATTCACGCGGAGATAAACGCGATCACCCAGGCGGCACGCAATGGCGCGGCCATCCGCGACGCCGACATCTACGTCACCCACACGCCCTGCGTGCATTGCCTGAAGGTCCTCATCAATACGGGCATCCGCACCGTCTACTACGGTCGCGAGTACAAGATGCATACGGTGGGCGAGCTTTTGCGCTACGCCGCGATCAAGTTGATCAAGGTCGTCGCCGAGGACGCCGGGCCCGAGGACGGCCATGCCTGA
- a CDS encoding HIT family protein codes for MPDRGARPCGICALIERCRAGGFTDLIAELPQSFVILGDAQFYRGYCVVLAKRHVNEIHLMEPAQARALFDEILAVGNAIYSVTRPLKLNYECLGNLEPHVHWHVFPRYQSDALRAAPVWVRPESERKVVLDDADRRELIRALEAELRRCLAAARTSE; via the coding sequence ATGCCTGACCGCGGCGCGCGTCCGTGTGGTATCTGCGCACTCATCGAGCGATGCCGCGCGGGTGGATTTACCGACCTTATCGCCGAGCTGCCGCAGTCGTTCGTAATCCTGGGCGACGCGCAGTTCTACCGCGGCTACTGCGTGGTCCTTGCCAAGCGGCACGTCAATGAGATCCACCTGATGGAACCGGCGCAGGCGCGCGCGCTGTTCGACGAGATCCTCGCGGTGGGAAACGCGATTTACTCGGTCACGCGGCCGCTCAAGCTCAACTACGAATGCCTCGGGAATCTCGAACCGCACGTCCACTGGCATGTCTTTCCGCGCTACCAGAGCGACGCGCTGCGCGCGGCGCCGGTATGGGTACGGCCGGAGTCTGAGCGCAAGGTTGTGCTTGACGACGCCGACCGCCGAGAGCTGATCCGCGCGCTGGAAGCTGAACTGCGCCGCTGTCTCGCTGCGGCGCGGACGTCCGAGTAG
- a CDS encoding DUF488 domain-containing protein: protein MAAAAPALYTVGHSTHPIERFLDLLGEHRIALLADIRSFPSSRRWPQFNQEALAAAMERAGVEYRWLKRLGGRRHGRRDDSPHTAWRLIAFRSYADYCDSEEFAAGIAELIEIAARSRTAIMCSEGLWWRCHRRIVSDQMTVRGWQVEHILPNGRLAPHRLPEFASVVGGRIIYDGGQRRLLK from the coding sequence TTGGCGGCCGCCGCGCCAGCCCTCTACACCGTCGGCCACTCGACCCATCCAATCGAGCGCTTCCTCGATCTGCTCGGCGAGCACCGGATCGCGCTGCTCGCCGACATCCGATCGTTTCCCAGTTCGCGCCGCTGGCCGCAATTCAACCAGGAGGCGTTGGCCGCCGCGATGGAGCGCGCGGGGGTGGAATATCGATGGCTCAAGCGGCTCGGCGGACGCCGCCATGGCCGGCGCGACGATTCGCCGCATACAGCATGGAGGCTGATTGCGTTCCGCTCCTACGCCGACTACTGCGACAGCGAGGAGTTCGCGGCGGGGATCGCGGAGCTGATCGAAATCGCCGCGCGTTCGCGCACGGCGATCATGTGCTCGGAGGGGCTGTGGTGGCGATGCCATCGGCGAATCGTCTCTGACCAGATGACGGTGCGCGGGTGGCAGGTCGAGCATATCCTGCCCAACGGCCGCCTGGCGCCCCATCGGCTGCCCGAGTTCGCCTCGGTGGTCGGGGGCCGGATCATTTACGACGGCGGCCAGCGGCGCCTGCTCAAATAA
- a CDS encoding DUF2182 domain-containing protein: MASAVSKPQGRALASALKFSDQLAIWGGLAALSALAWLYLILMPMNMSARAGAMDAMPAMSGMAGMSGMAGMAGMQMAPAANPWSPAALWLTFLMWSVMMVAMMMPSASPMLTTYARIAESRGGPARLRVWLFAAGYIAVWTGFSAAAAFAQAAMDHAAMLGGAMRVAPLVGGLILGLAGAYQLSPLKRRCLRQCQSPIGFLMTHWRDDSGGAFRMGLSHGAFCVGCCWMLMAVLFVAGVMNLVWVAALAAFVLIERVTRWGEAIATASGFALIASGLALAALS; this comes from the coding sequence TTTCCGACCAGCTTGCGATATGGGGCGGGCTTGCAGCGCTGAGCGCGCTCGCGTGGCTCTATCTCATCTTGATGCCGATGAACATGAGCGCGCGCGCAGGCGCCATGGACGCGATGCCTGCCATGTCAGGTATGGCTGGGATGTCGGGGATGGCGGGAATGGCCGGGATGCAGATGGCGCCCGCGGCCAATCCATGGTCGCCAGCCGCGCTGTGGCTGACTTTTCTGATGTGGTCGGTGATGATGGTCGCGATGATGATGCCGAGCGCATCGCCGATGCTGACCACTTACGCGCGAATCGCCGAGAGCCGCGGCGGGCCGGCGCGTTTGCGCGTCTGGCTGTTCGCGGCCGGCTATATCGCTGTATGGACCGGCTTCAGCGCCGCCGCGGCGTTTGCGCAGGCCGCGATGGACCACGCGGCGATGCTGGGCGGAGCGATGCGCGTCGCACCGCTTGTCGGCGGGCTCATCCTTGGGCTTGCCGGCGCCTACCAGCTCTCGCCGCTCAAGCGCCGATGCCTGCGCCAGTGCCAGTCGCCGATCGGTTTCCTGATGACGCACTGGCGCGACGACAGTGGCGGAGCGTTCCGGATGGGGCTCAGTCACGGCGCGTTCTGCGTCGGATGCTGCTGGATGCTGATGGCGGTGTTGTTCGTCGCCGGCGTGATGAACCTGGTGTGGGTGGCGGCGCTCGCCGCCTTCGTGCTGATCGAGCGCGTCACGCGCTGGGGCGAAGCGATCGCGACCGCCTCGGGCTTCGCGCTTATCGCCTCGGGCCTCGCGCTGGCGGCGCTCAGCTGA